A single Penaeus chinensis breed Huanghai No. 1 chromosome 7, ASM1920278v2, whole genome shotgun sequence DNA region contains:
- the LOC125027029 gene encoding uncharacterized protein LOC125027029 produces the protein MAGRYITLLACWAAVITGAVGEAAGSTTHTLCAYHISPTATDSEKTSDVTIVDGRSVIRCLETTNCFSYWKYEAEDNVTTVKWLAGGCWGDDKLCNQSSCVANNNRNHSYFCCCTGGMCNEDVSVPEVEEKPTSVVKVDSEQSTEDSDPYMLTKILVGGGFFVVAVFCIVSATVGWKKSRPPTNPVPIEEPPPSPCIDLDSIKILESIGHGRYGTAYRAIVQGEEVAVKMFPQHHKSSYMNEKYIYSLPLMEHSNLLRYLGSGERAEQDGSPYYCLVLSYCPMGRLSTYLSENTISWPQFCHIVLSATRGLAHLHSDIRKGDIVKPCISHRDFNTRNLLLKDNMTCCVSDLGFAIHTQGAKYFVNGEEQHAETSSLSDVGTLRYMAPEVLEGAVNLRDCEAALKQIDIYALGLVLWECAARCHDLYQGLQTPTYMLPFQEEIGLHPTFERVQVLVARRKARPLFPPVWKDTNPAIRLLKETIEDCWDHDAEARLSAMCVEGRLGELPVLWDRYKSSLGVNGVSPTINPMSNLVSQRQGEMFSGLAGNGGKVISNALTPREKESSVSETTVETTLTASPSEPPSEPCLGKNQLVGTLQPPMPPLQPHQGRNPCMERNLIREVPQELSVSGNTLIDHLKSNDINSINTINSVNLLDALDVQHALESHEQLMPLLNGHPNTATVVPQPRPSFPPPTLVPRIPHLQNEVRSIDNQPKRQNTAVREEENHINTQSSGKGSSWRRWRTTWEDRLKSLIPRRRHHNSEDEERQEILITPTSSSLSEPPTPVTATQSIAVNTAHMPMQTEVLLTNGGPHTVISPNHTLNTQQSSLPNYIAETEIGIAKLHLQNGFAPIIRSRQGSNDSGLNKSSENSVSFVDSDNSCEKLKRPTTLSLPERPNQSLLNKTLKHKVNQDPDPKTQNTTASENAPAADDEESPPLRKAKHRVKTPRRPMNPRLSLYDDRIMGCTEKDGSMKCESHLDESLSHSLPIHMDTIEQQQPFLKHTDLTSTMPSRTKSTATPRHSKLASVANHSRSSSRGSSQGSLGQEPTHPPPPHHKTQAADTQ, from the exons GTTGCTGGGGAGATGACAAGTTATGTAATCAAAGCTCATGTGTGGCAAACAATAACCGAAACCACAGTTACTTCTGCTGTTGTACCGGTGGAATGTGTAATGAAGATGTGTCGGTGCCTGAAGTTGAGGAGAAACCTACTTCCGTAGTTAAAG TGGATTCAGAGCAATCAACCGAAGATTCAGATCCATATATGTTGACTAAGATTCTTGTTGGAGGAGGATTCTTTGTGGTGGCTGTATTCTGTATAGTATCTGCTACTGTAGGATGGAAAAAATCCAGACCACCAACAAATCCTGTTCCCATAGAggaacctcctccttctccctgtattGATCTAGATTCTATCAAGATCTTAGAGAGTATTG gCCATGGACGATATGGAACAGCCTATAGAGCCATTGTTCAGGGAGAGGAGGTAGCTGTCAAGATGTTTCCTCAGCATCATAAATCATcttatatgaatgaaaaatacatttattctcTGCCTTTAATGGAACATTCCAACCTTTTAAGATATCTTG GGAGTGGGGAACGTGCGGAACAAGATGGCAGTCCTTACTATTGTCTCGTGCTATCGTATTGCCCAATGGGCCGCTTGAGCACTTACCTTTCAGAAAATACTATTAGTTGGCCACAGTTTTGTCATATTGTCCTGAGTGCAACTCGGGGTTTGGCCCATCTACATTCAGATATCAGaaaaggag ATATTGTAAAGCCATGCATCAGCCACAGAGACTTCAACACTCGTAACTTACTCCTCAAAGATAACATGACCTGTTGCGTGTCTGATTTAGGCTTTGCTATTCATACACAAGGAGCCAAGTACTTTGTCAATGGGGAGGAGCAGCATGCAGAAACATCATCACTGTCAGAT GTTGGTACTCTAAGATACATGGCTCCAGAGGTCCTTGAAGGTGCAGTAAATCTCCGAGACTGTGAGGCTGCACTGAAACAAATTGATATCTATGCCCTCGGTTTGGTGCTGTGGGAATGTGCTGCACGATGCCATGATTTGTATCAGGGTCTGCAAACTCCAACGTATATGTTACCTTTCCAGGAGGAAATTG GTCTCCATCCAACATTTGAACGGGTGCAGGTCCTTGTGGCACGCAGGAAAGCACGTCCACTATTTCCTCCAGTGTGGAAAGACACTAATCCAGCCATCCGCTTGCTAAAGGAAACGATAGAGGACTGTTGGGACCATGATGCTGAAGCAAGGCTTTCAGCAATGTGTGTTGAGGGACGACTTGGAGAATTACCTGTGCTATGGGATAGATACAAat CAAGTTTAGGGGTGAATGGTGTTAGTCCAACCATAAATCCAATGTCCAATTTAGTCAGTCAACGTCAAGGAGAAATGTTTAGTGGGTTGGCTGGTAATGGCGGCAAGGTCATCAGCAATGCTCTCACTCCACGTGAGAAAGAGTCAAGTGTCTCTGAAACTACTGTAGAGACAACGCTCACTGCATCACCCTCAGAACCTCCTTCTGAACCTTGTCTTG GGAAAAATCAGTTAGTTGGCACACTGCAGCCTCCAATGCCACCATTACAGCCCCACCAGGGAAGGAACCCATGCATGGAACGCAATCTTATAAGAGAAGTTCCCCAGGAACTCAGTGTTTCAGGCAACACACTTATTGATCATTTAAAATCAAATGATATTAACTCTATCAATACAATTAATTCTGTGAATTTATTAGATGCTTTAGATGTTCAACATGCTTTAGAATCCCATGAGCAATTAATGCCACTCCTAAATGGACATCCCAACACAGCTACTGTTGTACCACAGCCAAGGCCATCCTTCCCCCCACCAACCTTAGTACCACGGATACCACACTTACAGAATGAAGTTCGTTCCATTGACAACCAGCCAAAAAGACAGAATACAGCTGTTCGAGAGGAAGAGaatcacataaatacacagagcAGTGGAAAGGGAAGTTCATGGAGACGGTGGCGCACCACTTGGGAAGATCGCCTTAAGTCTCTCATTCCTCGCCGTCGTCACCACAAtagtgaggatgaggagagacaaGAGATTTTAATCACACCCACAAGTAGTAGTCTGTCAGAACCACCAACTCCAGTTACTGCAACGCAGTCCATAGCAGTCAATACAGCACACATGCCAATGCAGACAGAGGTGCTACTTACCAATGGTGGACCCCATACTGTGATCTCTCCCAATCATACATTAAACACACAACAGTCATCATTGCCCAATTATATTGCAGAGACAGAAATTGGCATAGCAAAACTACATTTACAGAATGGATTTGCACCTATCATAAGATCAAGGCAAGGATCAAACGATAGTGGATTAAATAAATCTAGTGAGAACAGTGTTAGCTTTGTAGATAGTGATAATTCTTGTGAGAAACTAAAGAGACCAACAACACTGTCTCTTCCTGAGAGGCCAAATCAGAGCCTTTTGAATAAAACCCTAAAACATAAGGTAAATCAGGACCCAGATCCAAAGACACAAAACACAACAGCAAGTGAAAATGCTCCAGCAGCAGACGATGAAGAATCTCCACCCTTACGGAAAGCAAAGCATAGAGTGAAGACACCTCGACGACCAATGAACCCACGTCTTTCACTGTATGATGATCGCATCATGGGATGCACTGAGAAAGATGGGAGTATGAAGTGTGAGAGTCATTTAGATGAAAGTTTGTCACACTCACTGCCCATTCACATGGATACAATTGAACAGCAGCAACCATTTCTGAAGCACACTGATTTGACATCCACAATGCCATCCCGCACGAAGAGCACAGCTACCCCTAGGCATTCCAAGTTGGCAAGTGTTGCTAACCACAGCAGGTCAAGCAGTCGGGGCAGCAGTCAAGGATCCCTTGGGCAGGAGCctactcaccctcctcctccccatcacaaGACTCAAGCAGCTGATACCCAGTGA